The nucleotide sequence GTTACAAATGAAATGGAAACTAATCTGGGAGTATTTCCCAAAACCAAAATGCATAGGCATGAATCCTAATTTTGATTAAAAGTCATGTAACCGGTTCTATCTGCGAGTATTTCCCGAAACCAAAATGCATAGGCATGAATCATGCATGTGGGTTGTAAGTATTGGAACGAATGAATCAAATTAAGCGATGAAAATTACCTTCTTTCCTCGAATCACAACTCCTGGTTCACCCTGGATGACCATGTATTTGGTCCCTCCAAGATACAGCCCGGTCGGAGCAAGTGAACCCGGTTCATTGAAGTCATTCATAATGCCAGTCACCTCCTCAGGCTTCAACTAATTATCCcaaacaaaaacaaccaaaacactAATCAATCAATAATTAAGCACAAATCTTTATAAAATTGTAACATCCAACGATTCGATCAGATGAAAACCCAAATCACAGATCGCAGAAATGGATTTGTTTACTGAATCAAACTCTGACTTGCCCACCAAAATCTAAGATTTAAGCAAGATGGGatcataaaaattgaaaatttgaagtgtTATTGTGAGAAGAGAGTGAGAAAAAACGATGGGTACCTGAGGGAAGGTGGCACTCTGGGCCCAGACGCTGCCGTCGTGGCCGATGATGGCGGCGGCGGAGAGGTGGTTGCCTTCGATTTCGCACATCAGATGGTCGTCGACGTACGTTTGCCACGACATCTCGTTTCTGTTTTTTTGAGGTTTTTCGTAGGTTTGTGTGTGTCTGGTGGGATTTGCTGCTGAATCGGAGGTTTTGGGGTGTCTGCGGAGGAAATTCAGCTCTCGTTTCAAGCCTCTGTTACTCAATAGCCAGCGTTCAAACAACGCACGCTGTttttaaatatgttatttttacttttatcttTTGTCTGAAGGGTGAATCAATTTAATTCAgaatttttttaccattttttgGTCGGATACTTTTTTTatcctatataaaaaaaaaggatgtaTCAAGTGATTTTTcccctaaaaaaaaacatagttaGGAGATATTATGTGTTCAATATATTTATATGGTTGGAATTTGTGTGATTACTGGAATTTGTTTGGATGATTCTTTTAGAGAGTTAAAAATACTTCTTAAATAGTTGTTTGTCaaacattttaaaagtattttgggGTAAGAAGCGAAGCActttgagtatttttttttacaagcacCGTTTTCTCTTATAAGTGTTTCCAAAGGGAAACACGGGAAGCACTTGGCCtgattaatgaaattttttatatgcCTAAACTACTACTATTTGTTAATTTCGGAAGTCCAAAGTATCTCAAACTTTCACAAAGCCTCAGAACTGCTTTTAGactctctatcactctcttcggGTTGGCATTTGACCGTTCTCAGGACTGCCTTTAGactctctatcactctcttcggGTTGGCATTTAACCGCTCATAGATTTCAATGGTTGGATTGAGATCCACTCTTAATCTTTGTGTCCAGAGTCTGCGAACCGAGAGATTCGAACCACTCAATTTAACCATACTACCCCAATTAATTCATTACGCTAATCCACCTAACAACAACTCAAAAACTTAAACGATCTAGATCTCTTTCTCCCTTTATTCCGCGAACTCACAACGCATAAATCCAAAGTGAATCTCATTCATCAACGACCACCCTCTTCCACCTCTTAGATCTCTCCGAGTCGACCTAGATCAGATTCTTTTTCTTAACCCTAACAGTTAACTTAGATTTCTGTCCTATCACGTTTCCAAAGAagtcctttttcatttttttgattTGGAGATATTCTCTATGATATGTGAGGACATGCAGCAACTTACAATTCTGAGGTCCTTctcatttctttttaaaaaatcgCAATCCATGATGGTGGATTTTCCCCAccattaaaacaaaaaagatgaCAAGTATTCCCTTGCCAGCAAAACCATTAATCAAACACCAAAATGGGAGGATGTATTATTTGAAGATCAATGGTTGCCAACTAGCAATGTGGCTTACAAGTGCATCAATGATTAAGAAAAAACTTTGATGCAATCAAAATGTCACATGTACGATATCTTAAGTCTATTATGCATTGTCGTATGAAAAAGTTAACATGTATCTCATTAACTTAAAATACCTTTAAATTGATAATTCTGTTGTTGATAAGTTTCCCTCATCCCATGGACACGTCCTTCTTTATATGCAAGTAGTTGTATGATTCATTATTGTACTAAACGTGTAGAGAGCACATTCTCATAatttttatggaaaaaaaaaaaaaaaaaaaccaaatcacATACTCACAACCAGCTATGCAAATATGTGCTGGCAAGCTTTTGCCAGGCGTAGAGATTCTTTAAGAAAAACTTCAAGAAATTAAGGAAAATAGGGAGGGAATAAAAGGATACAAAAAATATAGAGTTTATGCAATTTGAACAATTTCAAACACCAAACAACTGCTTTTAGTCCTTGTCACATGGTTATTGTCTGCACCAACTTCACCAccagtttttagggttttggatgAAGGAGATGCAGACTGGGAACCAAAACCCCGaaacaaaaataatagaaaaataaaaataaaatccaaaattgAAATACTAGGAGATGATGAACATGGTATGAAATTAATTAGCCTACAGGCCCTGATCAACGAGGTAATCGCCCAACCTCTCAACCACCATGTTGCACTGCCCTGGAGTCACTGGTTCTTCGTAGATTCCGAATACTAGAGCTTGCCCAGTTTTCTTTATGGTGATTCCTCCAGAGCCCTGCGAAACCAAAGTAGGAAGAATATCTTAGTCTAAAACTTGTGCATTGAATATGTGTAGTCCGACTATATATGGAACGGACAAAAGAACAAATTGTTGATATGAAATCGATAATGCGTCAATATCATTGAGCTAACAAAACGTAATGACATGTTATTGATACATTATCGACATTATGAAAGGCTCGTACCTTCTTGCCACGAATGACAGCGCCAGGCTCTCCCTGGATTACCATGTACTTTGTGCCTCCAAGGTGCAAGCCAGTTGGAGCAAGGTGACCCGGTTCCTCGAAATCCTTGTTGATACCAGTCATCTCCTCTGGCTTAAACTGCAAGTAAAGATTGATATATAATGTTCCCTAAGTAAATCCAcaagcacatgcatttctgtGTGAAAGAGATCAACCACAGATTCACAATGCTGCATGCAAACAGCTACATTGAACACCAACCAACATACAATAAAGACGGAAATATAAGTATATTATGGTGTCAAACTGTGAACTCGTAGTATTAATCACGACGATTTATGGATGAATGTGTGTTTCGATTCCCAATATGCCAATATAACCATATATTGTTTGGCAACATATTTCTCTAAGAAATCACTATCCTATGATATTTTGAATATATGGATCAGATGAAGTAAATCATGTAGTACAATTATATTGAACACCAAATACATACAACGAAGACGATGGTAATATACTATGTTGTCAGATTGTGGACTGGAATAATAACCATGACGATTGAAGCTTCAAGATCGTCTCTGTGTACAGTGTGACGATACAACCAATTATTATCCAGAAACACATGTCCGAAAAGAAAGCACAAAGGAAAGCATGCAA is from Pyrus communis chromosome 10, drPyrComm1.1, whole genome shotgun sequence and encodes:
- the LOC137746555 gene encoding profilin-2 translates to MSWQTYVDDHLMCEIEGNHLSAAAIIGHDGSVWAQSATFPQLKPEEVTGIMNDFNEPGSLAPTGLYLGGTKYMVIQGEPGVVIRGKKGPGGVTVKKSTMALLIGIYDEPMTPGQCNMVVERLGDYLVEQGL
- the LOC137748847 gene encoding profilin-2 — encoded protein: MSWQTYVDDHLMCDIDGQGQHLTAAAIVGLDGSVWAKSSSFPQFKPEEMTGINKDFEEPGHLAPTGLHLGGTKYMVIQGEPGAVIRGKKGSGGITIKKTGQALVFGIYEEPVTPGQCNMVVERLGDYLVDQGL